From Streptomyces qinzhouensis, one genomic window encodes:
- a CDS encoding GAF domain-containing sensor histidine kinase, translated as MSSDRIVHERAALRRVAALVAGAAPPERMFAAVAAEVGRAIGSDLTGICRFDPDRTASAVGAWSANGQDPPFPVGTWVRLGGRNVLTRVFETGGPARIDVPAASSGEPASYAKARGFGPVVGVPISVDGRLWGAVMVISMSPRPLPPDTEDRLAAFTDLVANGIANTQARTELRAFAEEQAALRRVATLVARAALPEQVFAAVATEAGQLIGADFTVLGRYEPAGAATYVAAWTRTGREFPVGIRVQPGGRNIHTLVFESGRPARIDDYTAVTSGAAAHIGRDWGFRAAVGMPISVEGRLWGCVSVASMRDQPLPPDTEERLAGFTELVATAIAKAEAQAALTASRARIVTAADSARRRIERDLHDGTQQRLVSLALQLRTAQLSVPPGAGELNRQLDEVAAGLVDAVDELRELARGIHPAVLAEGGLHAALKALARRSAVPVRLDLRTRERYPEPIEIAAYYAVSEALANTAKHAGADLVDVRVEVLDDRLHISVGDDGHGGADPRLGTGLIGLTDRIEALGGRLGLHSPRDAGTTLRLTLPLAVPGEPPGTAAAGPPAHGAVPVAHDPR; from the coding sequence GTGTCGAGCGACCGGATCGTCCATGAGCGGGCCGCGCTGCGCCGGGTGGCGGCCCTGGTGGCCGGCGCGGCTCCACCGGAGCGGATGTTCGCCGCCGTCGCCGCCGAAGTGGGGCGGGCCATCGGCAGCGATCTGACCGGCATCTGCCGGTTCGATCCGGACCGCACCGCGTCCGCGGTCGGCGCCTGGTCCGCGAACGGACAGGATCCGCCCTTCCCGGTCGGTACCTGGGTCCGGCTCGGTGGCCGGAATGTGCTGACGCGGGTGTTCGAGACCGGCGGTCCGGCCCGGATCGACGTGCCGGCCGCCAGCTCCGGCGAGCCCGCCTCCTATGCGAAGGCGCGGGGGTTCGGCCCCGTGGTCGGCGTACCCATCAGCGTGGACGGCCGGCTGTGGGGCGCGGTGATGGTGATCTCGATGTCGCCGCGGCCGCTGCCGCCGGACACCGAGGACCGGCTCGCCGCGTTCACCGACCTGGTGGCGAACGGCATCGCCAACACCCAGGCAAGGACGGAGTTACGGGCGTTCGCCGAGGAGCAGGCGGCGCTGCGGCGGGTGGCGACCCTCGTGGCGCGGGCGGCCCTGCCGGAGCAGGTGTTCGCCGCGGTCGCCACCGAGGCCGGGCAGCTCATCGGGGCCGACTTCACCGTCCTCGGCCGGTACGAACCGGCGGGCGCCGCCACCTATGTCGCGGCCTGGACCAGGACGGGCCGAGAGTTCCCGGTCGGCATCCGGGTGCAGCCCGGGGGCAGGAACATCCACACCCTGGTCTTCGAATCGGGGCGTCCGGCGCGGATCGACGACTACACCGCCGTGACCTCGGGGGCAGCCGCCCATATCGGGCGCGACTGGGGGTTCCGCGCCGCGGTGGGCATGCCGATCAGTGTCGAGGGCCGGCTGTGGGGCTGCGTCAGCGTGGCGTCGATGCGCGACCAGCCGTTGCCGCCGGACACCGAAGAGCGGCTCGCCGGGTTCACCGAACTGGTGGCGACCGCGATCGCGAAGGCCGAGGCGCAGGCGGCGCTGACGGCATCACGGGCGCGGATCGTGACCGCCGCCGACTCCGCCCGCCGCCGTATCGAGCGCGATCTGCACGACGGCACCCAGCAGCGTCTGGTCTCGCTGGCCCTGCAGTTGCGCACCGCGCAGCTGTCGGTGCCCCCCGGCGCGGGTGAACTGAACCGGCAACTCGACGAGGTGGCCGCCGGATTGGTCGACGCGGTCGACGAACTCCGCGAACTCGCCCGCGGCATCCACCCCGCGGTGCTCGCCGAGGGCGGGCTCCACGCGGCGCTGAAGGCCCTGGCCAGGCGGTCCGCCGTCCCGGTCCGGCTCGACCTCCGGACGCGGGAACGCTACCCCGAGCCGATCGAGATCGCCGCCTACTACGCCGTCTCCGAAGCCCTGGCCAACACCGCCAAGCATGCCGGGGCCGACCTGGTCGACGTCCGGGTCGAGGTCCTGGACGACCGGCTGCACATCAGCGTCGGCGACGACGGCCACGGCGGCGCCGACCCGCGGCTGGGCACCGGTCTGATCGGCCTCACCGACCGGATCGAGGCCCTCGGCGGCCGATTGGGGCTGCACAGCCCACGCGACGCCGGCACGACCCTCCGGCTGACCCTGCCCCTGGCCGTCCCCGGTGAACCGCCCGGCACCGCGGCCGCCGGTCCCCCGGCGCACGGTGCCGTTCCGGTCGCCCATGACCCGCGGTGA
- a CDS encoding response regulator encodes MVRCLIVDDSPAFLAAAGRLLRHQGIIVRTAANRAEALRETERTWADVALVDIDLGGESGLELAEQLHRRSVPTILISTHCEQDYRDLITTSPAIGFLPKASLSGLAVTRLLDAAPTGPPEK; translated from the coding sequence ATGGTGCGTTGTCTGATCGTCGACGACAGCCCGGCCTTCCTGGCCGCGGCCGGCCGGCTGCTGCGGCACCAGGGGATCATCGTCCGCACGGCGGCCAACCGCGCCGAGGCGCTGCGCGAGACCGAGCGGACCTGGGCGGATGTGGCACTGGTCGATATCGACCTCGGGGGCGAGAGCGGGCTGGAACTGGCCGAACAACTGCACCGCCGATCGGTCCCGACAATCCTGATCTCCACCCACTGCGAGCAGGACTACCGGGATCTGATCACCACCAGCCCGGCCATCGGGTTCCTGCCGAAGGCATCGCTGTCCGGGCTCGCCGTCACCCGGCTGCTCGACGCCGCTCCTACTGGGCCTCCAGAAAAGTGA